The genome window AATTAATAAACGGGTACCGACTGGTACCCGTTTGTTTTTTGATCGTGCTCTACGTTGGTCCTAAAGACTAATTTTACCTAATCTTAATCTGGCCTTATCCTATCTTAATTTGAACTTAATCAAGTGCGTCTTAACCTATTTTTAAATCGAGCGCCGGATAGCCGTCTTTAACAAGGGTTCGTTGTTATCTCCATGATCTCTGTTTCCCCTAGAAAAATCACTCAATTTCTAGTCTATGTAGTGGCAGGTTTAACCTTCGCCAATATCGCTGCACAATTTTGCAAATACTTTTTGGGCCGTCCCTATTTGTTTGGTCTGGTGCCATTGTTTGATACTGATATTGAAGCCAGTATTCCTACCTGGTATTCTTCCGTGGCATTGCTGTTTTGTGCCCTTCTTTTGGCCCTCATTACCCTGATCAGAAAACAGATAAATGACCGCTTTGTGTTGCACTGGGGAATTCTGTCCTTTATCTTTTTGTATTTGTCTTGCGATGAGGCTTTGAGCATTCACGAAAAGGCGATCAGACCCCTACGTTCTGCGCTCAATACCAGTGGTTTGCTTTACCAGGCGTGGGTTATTCCTGGTATCGCTTTTGTGCTGCTGGTGTTGTTGGTGTATCTGAAATTTCTTGCCGCTTTGCCCCCCAAGACTTTGCGCTTGTTCTTGATCTCAGGGGCGATCTATTTGGCTGGCGCGCTTGGTATGGAGTTGGTGGGGGGCTACTACTCAGAACTCCACGGCGAAGAGAATATCGCTTATGCCATGATCACGACCCTCGAAGAGTGCTTGGAGATGCTAGGCATTGTTGCATTCATCTATACGCTGCTCTCTTACATTAGCGTTCAGGTTGAAGGCTTTCAGCTTGACAATAGCCTCACCGTCCAAGACCAGGCTCAAAACCAGAATCCTAGCTTGCTGAACTAGAGGTTCTTCAGGGAACTGCCATTCCCTTTTGCACGGCTGGCCGTTGTTGCACAGCCTCGACCCAGCGTTTGAGATTGGGATGCTCGTCGAGGGTCAAACCCTGAGACTCATAGATTGCTACCCAGGGGTAAGTTGCAACATCGGCGATTGAATAATCGCCACAGATGAATTCGTGGTCTTTGAGCTGGCGGTCGAGCACTCCGTAAAGACGTAGGGTTTCTTTGGTATAGCGCTCAATCGCGTAGGGAATTTGCTCTGGCGCAAAGCGCTTAAAGTGATTGAGTTGGCCAAACATAGGTCCTACGCCGCCCATCTGAAACATCAGCCATTGCACAACGGTGTAGCGGGCCTTAGGTTCGGTCGGTAATAACTGCCCGGTTGTCTCTGCGAGATAGATCAGAATTGCACCGGACTCAAATACGGTGATGTCTGTGTCTCGGTCCACGATGGCTGGAATCTTGCTATTGGGATTAATGGCAACAAACTCAGGCTTAGATTGATCACCCTTAGTGATGTCAATGCGGTGGGCGGTATAAGGCAACCCCACCTCTTCCAACATGATTGAGGCTTTGCGTCCGTTTGGCGTGGTGAAGGTATAAAGATCGATCATGCGCTGCCCTCTAGAGTTCACTAGGAGTTCACTTCCAGGTTACTGAATTTAGGCAAAAGCGCTGATTTCACTACTGGTCTCAACGGGGATAACCGGAACAATGCTAGGATAAATCAGCTTTTCTGATGCGCAACAGGGGCGGCACTGGGCAGAGTGTCACTCCGAATCCAGAGCACTTATGACGAACCGAGGCAAACTAACCGAAGCGATTGCAACCTACAAAAAGGTTGCTCAGTCCAATCCCAATTCT of Leptolyngbya sp. FACHB-261 contains these proteins:
- a CDS encoding glutathione S-transferase N-terminal domain-containing protein — protein: MNSRGQRMIDLYTFTTPNGRKASIMLEEVGLPYTAHRIDITKGDQSKPEFVAINPNSKIPAIVDRDTDITVFESGAILIYLAETTGQLLPTEPKARYTVVQWLMFQMGGVGPMFGQLNHFKRFAPEQIPYAIERYTKETLRLYGVLDRQLKDHEFICGDYSIADVATYPWVAIYESQGLTLDEHPNLKRWVEAVQQRPAVQKGMAVP